Proteins encoded together in one Bombiscardovia nodaiensis window:
- the dinB gene encoding DNA polymerase IV, translating into MSTAPRLAAAKRDWGSDETGCVVLHIDMDAFYASCEVARHPELKGKPLIIGTGPRAVVSAASYEARKYGINSAMPVTRARRLCPNGIFLPVDMRYYRSISAQIFLQVFSRVTDQVEQVSVDECYMNVAGALRQWGQPSNIARWIRAQVAERFHVTCSVGIAGNKLIAKMASTNAKPDGMLLIPQDQQARFVQLMPLRGIPGIGQALEKRLKAWGIEDVAALSRYSESELLQATGSHITAHGLFLASHGLDERSVTPYTPEKSIGAERTFLQDTTSLKDVCNLLRQCSDEVASSLRKRDLLARTITVKLRFEDLKYMTKSHTLRVPVNSAAAIYPQAVELLKAMLYMSDEQVAKGELPRLIRLAGVSSSGLSKAEDTPIQPSLDDILQEEKPEPAAQQRSQLAQAEQALDSIRGRYGKGSVKLGL; encoded by the coding sequence ATGAGCACAGCACCGAGATTGGCGGCCGCCAAGCGCGACTGGGGCAGCGATGAGACCGGCTGCGTGGTGCTGCATATTGACATGGACGCTTTCTACGCCTCCTGTGAGGTGGCCCGACACCCTGAGCTCAAGGGCAAGCCGCTCATTATTGGCACCGGCCCGCGCGCAGTCGTTTCGGCAGCCTCCTACGAAGCCCGCAAGTACGGCATTAACTCAGCCATGCCCGTGACCCGCGCCCGCCGCCTGTGCCCGAACGGCATCTTCCTACCGGTAGACATGCGCTACTATCGTTCCATTTCCGCGCAAATCTTCCTGCAAGTCTTCTCGCGCGTCACCGACCAAGTAGAGCAAGTCTCCGTTGACGAGTGCTACATGAACGTGGCGGGAGCCCTACGCCAGTGGGGGCAGCCCAGCAACATAGCCCGCTGGATTCGCGCGCAAGTAGCCGAGCGCTTCCATGTCACCTGCTCGGTGGGCATCGCCGGCAACAAGCTCATCGCCAAAATGGCCTCCACCAACGCCAAGCCAGACGGCATGCTCCTCATCCCCCAAGACCAGCAGGCGCGATTCGTGCAGCTCATGCCCTTGCGAGGCATACCTGGCATAGGGCAGGCCCTGGAGAAACGGCTGAAAGCCTGGGGCATTGAGGATGTGGCAGCCCTGAGCCGCTACAGCGAATCTGAGCTTTTGCAGGCCACCGGCTCGCACATCACCGCTCACGGGCTCTTCCTAGCCTCACACGGGTTGGACGAACGCTCCGTCACCCCATACACACCCGAAAAGTCAATTGGGGCCGAGCGTACGTTTTTGCAGGACACCACTTCGCTGAAAGACGTCTGCAACCTCTTGCGCCAGTGCTCCGATGAAGTGGCCTCCAGCCTGCGCAAGCGGGACCTCCTGGCTCGGACCATCACCGTTAAACTGCGCTTTGAAGACTTAAAATATATGACAAAATCACATACTTTGCGTGTGCCAGTTAACTCTGCAGCCGCCATCTACCCTCAGGCCGTGGAGCTGCTCAAGGCCATGCTGTATATGAGCGATGAGCAGGTTGCCAAGGGCGAGTTGCCCCGCCTGATTCGCCTGGCCGGGGTCAGTAGCTCCGGGCTAAGCAAGGCCGAAGACACGCCCATTCAGCCTTCTCTCGACGACATCTTGCAGGAGGAAAAGCCAGAGCCAGCCGCCCAACAGCGCTCCCAACTGGCCCAAGCCGAGCAGGCGCTCGACAGCATACGCGGCCGCTACGGCAAGGGATCCGTCAAGCTCGGCCTTTGA
- the glpF gene encoding aquaporin, with translation MDYALTTKLAAEFVGTAILMIFGNGAVANVELKGTKGFHSGWLTIAMGYGFGVMFPVLMFGGVSGAHINPAMTIAQAVNGMFPWSQVAPFIAVQLLGAAVGQLLVFAAYYPHYMQTESSSAILASFTTTDASESKPNYFINEFIGTLLLVLGALCCLEGPWGAKDKAAAAIVVGFIVWGLVTSLGGPTGPGLNPARDLMPRILHQFLPIPGKGTSRWDEAWIPVVAPILGAIVGAFIFKTCFGA, from the coding sequence ATGGATTACGCACTCACGACCAAATTGGCGGCGGAATTCGTAGGAACAGCCATTCTGATGATTTTCGGGAATGGGGCTGTGGCCAACGTTGAGCTGAAAGGCACGAAAGGTTTCCACTCGGGTTGGTTGACCATAGCCATGGGCTACGGCTTCGGCGTGATGTTCCCGGTGCTCATGTTCGGCGGCGTTTCCGGTGCCCACATCAATCCGGCTATGACGATTGCGCAGGCAGTCAACGGCATGTTCCCCTGGAGTCAGGTGGCGCCGTTCATCGCCGTGCAGCTCCTGGGCGCTGCGGTGGGCCAGCTGCTGGTGTTCGCGGCCTACTACCCGCACTACATGCAGACTGAGTCGTCTTCGGCGATTTTGGCTTCGTTCACCACGACCGACGCCTCCGAGTCCAAGCCCAACTACTTCATCAACGAGTTCATCGGCACCCTCCTCCTCGTGCTCGGCGCCCTGTGCTGCCTGGAAGGCCCGTGGGGCGCGAAAGACAAGGCCGCAGCCGCTATCGTCGTCGGTTTCATCGTCTGGGGCCTGGTCACTTCCCTGGGCGGTCCGACCGGCCCTGGCCTGAACCCCGCGCGCGACCTGATGCCCCGCATTCTTCACCAGTTCCTCCCCATCCCGGGCAAGGGCACTTCCCGCTGGGACGAGGCCTGGATCCCCGTCGTAGCCCCCATCCTCGGTGCTATAGTAGGCGCTTTCATCTTCAAGACCTGCTTCGGTGCCTGA
- a CDS encoding ABC transporter permease, with translation MSKTIMSTARSAWALWGAQWRTLWRSKRLLILAALFALLGLANPLTAELTPTLLKSTIGGAQLAQLIPDPDSVSSWAQFYKSMTQLGIYLLAIFFSNMISQEVSAGTLVNLVTKGLPRPTLIAVKYCSALSQWMLSILLAFSITWGYTLYYFPDRHSPHPLVALLPLLAFGIFFIAVIAFGSSLGHSPYSGLLVLVIVQAGLMILNTFEQAKRFNPISLISDNMSLLQGQEQLSHVLPAFIVSLGASAFLLASSTLILNHKRL, from the coding sequence ATGAGCAAAACCATCATGAGTACAGCGAGAAGTGCTTGGGCCCTGTGGGGGGCGCAGTGGCGGACCCTCTGGCGCAGTAAGAGACTGCTCATCTTAGCTGCGCTCTTTGCCCTGCTCGGGTTGGCGAATCCTCTGACTGCTGAGCTCACCCCAACGCTGCTCAAATCAACAATCGGCGGCGCCCAACTGGCACAGCTCATACCCGACCCCGACTCCGTGAGCTCTTGGGCGCAATTCTATAAGTCCATGACCCAGCTAGGTATCTACTTACTAGCCATATTCTTTAGCAATATGATCAGCCAAGAAGTGAGCGCTGGAACGCTGGTCAATCTGGTGACCAAAGGACTGCCGCGGCCCACTCTTATCGCAGTCAAATATTGCTCAGCCCTCAGCCAGTGGATGCTCTCAATCCTCTTGGCCTTTTCCATCACCTGGGGCTACACGCTCTACTACTTCCCGGACCGGCACAGCCCCCATCCGCTGGTGGCTCTCCTTCCTCTGCTCGCTTTCGGTATTTTCTTTATAGCGGTCATAGCATTCGGCTCTTCCCTGGGTCACTCCCCTTACTCAGGCCTACTCGTTCTGGTAATCGTTCAAGCTGGGCTTATGATTCTCAACACCTTTGAGCAGGCTAAGCGCTTCAACCCAATCTCCCTGATAAGCGACAACATGTCTCTTCTGCAGGGGCAAGAGCAGCTATCACATGTACTGCCCGCTTTCATAGTGTCACTCGGAGCTAGCGCTTTTCTCCTCGCTAGCAGCACGCTCATACTGAACCATAAGCGCCTATAA
- a CDS encoding ABC transporter ATP-binding protein, translating into MNDNNPSLKTDAKALEVQNLFKQFQDKQVLQGLNLTLKTGEIYGFVGKNGAGKTTAMRIILGLETANSGSVHIAGRPVHFGSAAANRQVGYLSDVPAFYDYLSAEEYLTLCGRVTGIPASALANRVQAMIATVGLNGSGHQRIRGFSRGMKQRLGIAQALLNDPQLLICDEPTSALDPEGRHDFLQLIANLRTTMTILLSTHILTDMEELCDRVGFVDHGRLVEEGSLQELRAKYAHPLLRLGFADAAQAQQAQRALAPLLQLQPEQSKQAGGISFSNSPSTSAAAQYEISLPYSGSYEQTAHLALQTLLKAGVTPARFEQVNPSLDDVFMEVVG; encoded by the coding sequence ATGAATGACAACAATCCTAGCCTGAAAACCGACGCAAAAGCTCTTGAAGTGCAGAACTTATTCAAGCAATTTCAAGATAAGCAAGTCTTGCAGGGACTCAATTTGACCTTGAAGACCGGCGAAATCTATGGTTTCGTAGGCAAAAATGGTGCCGGGAAAACCACCGCCATGCGTATCATTCTAGGGCTAGAAACTGCTAACTCCGGCTCAGTTCACATTGCTGGGCGACCGGTCCATTTTGGCTCAGCAGCAGCCAATCGGCAGGTCGGTTACTTGAGCGATGTACCAGCTTTTTACGACTACTTAAGCGCTGAAGAATATTTGACCTTGTGCGGGCGCGTCACCGGCATTCCCGCGAGCGCATTGGCAAACCGAGTACAAGCCATGATAGCAACCGTGGGGCTGAATGGGAGCGGGCACCAGCGCATTCGCGGCTTCTCCCGAGGTATGAAACAGCGACTGGGCATTGCTCAAGCCCTGCTCAATGACCCTCAACTGTTGATTTGCGACGAGCCAACCTCCGCGCTTGACCCTGAGGGGCGGCACGACTTTTTGCAGCTTATAGCCAACTTACGCACCACTATGACTATCCTGCTGTCAACCCATATTCTCACTGACATGGAAGAGCTGTGCGACAGGGTGGGCTTCGTCGACCACGGTCGTCTCGTTGAGGAAGGCAGTTTGCAAGAGCTGCGGGCCAAGTACGCCCATCCCCTGCTCCGTCTCGGGTTCGCCGATGCCGCCCAAGCTCAGCAGGCTCAAAGGGCCTTAGCTCCCTTGCTGCAACTGCAACCAGAACAGTCTAAGCAAGCAGGTGGGATCTCTTTCTCCAACTCACCGTCAACAAGCGCGGCAGCACAATATGAAATCAGTCTCCCCTACTCAGGATCATACGAACAAACAGCGCATTTGGCCTTGCAAACCCTACTCAAAGCTGGTGTAACACCGGCACGTTTTGAGCAAGTCAATCCCAGCTTGGACGACGTATTTATGGAGGTTGTAGGATGA
- a CDS encoding transcriptional regulator → MKSKYDYHISLGQALAGLRQERGSTQQELGNFLGVSKVAVSKWENELSLPDISLLPLLASYFNVSIDQLLDYDAQLSDEQVQAIYTQLAQELAQAQNQASKKSSSTGDSTSDTATASTSTQQVWNSIQTLTKRYYSSPSLLLSMGIFLLNHYDLLPGAMPRERAQYYLSEACNLFTRVRELSSDAKLTDKANTNQAYCLLALGRPQDVLNLLGEHMDELYPVESLIATADQQLGRSDEALETLQASIFQYATVLLNQLANYLPLLQSSPAHVIASDQRGEALIEAFHLDLLSPIIALNFRLYLAAAYAELGIKQGAHKALQAYADLLESTDFPVTRHGDDYFDRIDHWLQTIGVDPLAPRLRGQYEQRINILPFQHPALAKLLQSEDFAELAARLTAIDK, encoded by the coding sequence ATGAAGAGCAAATACGATTATCACATCAGTCTCGGGCAGGCCTTGGCAGGTCTCCGTCAGGAACGCGGCAGCACCCAGCAGGAACTCGGAAATTTCCTGGGTGTAAGCAAAGTCGCCGTCTCCAAGTGGGAGAACGAGTTAAGCCTGCCCGACATCTCTCTTTTACCTCTCCTGGCCTCCTACTTTAACGTCAGCATTGATCAACTCTTGGACTATGACGCTCAGCTGAGCGACGAACAAGTGCAGGCTATTTACACTCAGCTAGCGCAGGAACTTGCGCAGGCCCAAAATCAAGCCAGCAAAAAAAGCAGCTCAACCGGCGACAGTACCAGCGATACAGCCACAGCAAGCACGTCCACCCAACAGGTCTGGAATTCCATACAAACCCTGACAAAACGTTATTATTCCAGCCCTTCCCTCCTCCTCAGCATGGGCATCTTCCTGCTCAATCACTACGACCTCCTCCCCGGAGCAATGCCAAGAGAACGAGCACAATACTATCTGAGCGAAGCCTGCAACTTGTTCACACGAGTCCGGGAGCTGAGCAGCGATGCCAAACTCACCGATAAGGCTAATACGAATCAGGCTTACTGTTTACTCGCTTTAGGCCGTCCCCAAGACGTGCTCAACTTATTAGGTGAGCACATGGACGAGCTCTACCCCGTAGAAAGCCTCATAGCGACCGCTGACCAGCAGCTCGGTCGAAGCGATGAGGCCTTGGAAACCCTTCAAGCTTCGATTTTTCAGTACGCAACCGTTTTACTCAATCAACTCGCCAATTACCTACCACTTCTGCAATCTTCTCCCGCGCACGTTATCGCCAGCGACCAGCGCGGGGAAGCGCTCATTGAAGCTTTCCACCTAGACCTCTTAAGCCCCATTATTGCCCTCAACTTCCGGCTCTATCTGGCCGCTGCTTATGCAGAGCTGGGTATCAAGCAGGGCGCACACAAGGCTCTGCAAGCCTATGCAGACCTTCTCGAAAGCACCGACTTCCCGGTCACTAGGCACGGCGACGACTATTTTGACCGCATTGACCATTGGCTGCAAACCATTGGAGTGGACCCACTGGCCCCACGCTTAAGGGGCCAGTATGAGCAGCGCATCAATATACTGCCCTTCCAACACCCTGCACTGGCAAAGCTCTTACAAAGCGAAGATTTTGCCGAACTCGCGGCTCGATTAACCGCTATAGACAAGTGA
- a CDS encoding AbrB family transcriptional regulator — translation MSEAEESTQQSSEGPQAQAEEVLTVSYERLRHSDDAQELSRLARQTLPDRSDQAAFSRATALLEAVAGNEHTPVEDRVFLAETMPFPNILVKLSQDPEPQVRRAVAANKDDKNWLAGLLTKDPDQGVRAAALANPMTSWKMRLEGAQSEDTDSQTLDFLGQLGVDIESDAPVVLAAMVRRAVALNSSSEASTIERLKSDKDASVAKAAASR, via the coding sequence ATGAGTGAAGCTGAAGAGAGCACGCAACAAAGCAGCGAAGGTCCGCAGGCTCAAGCGGAGGAGGTGCTGACCGTCTCTTATGAGCGGCTGCGGCATTCGGACGATGCTCAGGAGTTGAGCCGGCTGGCCCGGCAGACCCTGCCCGACCGGTCTGACCAGGCAGCATTTTCGCGGGCTACGGCACTCCTGGAGGCGGTGGCTGGCAACGAGCACACGCCGGTGGAGGACCGGGTGTTTTTGGCTGAAACTATGCCTTTTCCTAACATTTTGGTCAAACTTTCTCAGGATCCCGAGCCGCAGGTGCGCCGGGCGGTGGCTGCCAACAAAGACGACAAGAACTGGTTGGCAGGGCTGCTGACCAAGGACCCGGACCAGGGTGTGCGCGCTGCTGCGCTGGCCAACCCGATGACTTCCTGGAAAATGAGGTTGGAGGGGGCGCAGAGCGAGGATACCGACTCCCAAACCCTTGATTTTCTAGGGCAGTTGGGCGTTGATATTGAGTCTGACGCGCCGGTTGTCCTAGCTGCTATGGTCCGCCGAGCGGTAGCTCTGAATTCGTCCAGTGAGGCATCGACCATAGAGCGCCTTAAGAGCGATAAGGATGCGTCAGTGGCCAAGGCAGCTGCTTCCCGCTGA
- the rplM gene encoding 50S ribosomal protein L13, which produces MKTFTPKPADLSHDWYVVDASDMVLGRLAAQVANLLRGKNKPTYAPHADSGNHVIVINAAKVALTGNKDSKVLYTHSGRPGGLRRDSYGELMQHNPERIIMTAVKGMLPKNKLARVQMTRLHVYAGEDHKHEAQKPVEFKISQVSQQAK; this is translated from the coding sequence GTGAAAACGTTCACGCCAAAACCGGCTGACTTAAGTCACGACTGGTACGTCGTTGATGCATCTGATATGGTGCTGGGTCGTCTGGCCGCTCAGGTGGCAAACCTGCTGCGCGGCAAGAATAAGCCCACCTATGCGCCTCATGCCGACTCCGGTAACCACGTTATCGTCATTAACGCGGCTAAGGTTGCCCTGACTGGCAACAAGGACAGCAAGGTCCTCTACACCCACTCTGGTCGCCCCGGCGGTCTCCGTCGTGATTCTTACGGCGAGCTCATGCAGCACAACCCCGAGCGGATCATCATGACCGCTGTCAAGGGTATGTTGCCCAAGAACAAGCTGGCCCGTGTCCAGATGACCCGCCTGCACGTCTATGCTGGCGAAGATCACAAGCATGAAGCTCAGAAGCCTGTCGAGTTCAAGATCTCTCAGGTCTCGCAGCAGGCTAAGTAG
- the rpsI gene encoding 30S ribosomal protein S9 encodes MAENNNSSAVLEAEQTAASYTSETNSGAGTGTSAIAPGYGTGRRKEAVARVRLVPGEGKWSINGHSLEEYFPSRLHQREVNSPIVLLKLEGKFDINVLVDGGGVTGQAGAIRLGVARALNQIDRDANRAALKKAGFLTRDARIVERKKAGLHKARRAPQFSKR; translated from the coding sequence ATGGCTGAAAATAACAACAGCTCCGCGGTTCTTGAGGCAGAGCAGACCGCGGCATCATACACTTCTGAGACCAACTCCGGCGCTGGCACCGGCACTTCCGCGATTGCACCGGGCTACGGCACCGGTCGTCGTAAGGAAGCTGTCGCCCGCGTTCGCCTGGTTCCTGGCGAGGGCAAGTGGTCCATCAACGGCCACTCCTTGGAGGAGTACTTCCCCTCCCGCCTGCACCAGCGTGAGGTCAATTCGCCTATCGTGCTCTTGAAGCTCGAAGGCAAGTTCGACATCAACGTACTGGTAGACGGCGGCGGCGTGACCGGTCAGGCTGGAGCTATCCGCTTGGGTGTCGCCCGTGCCCTGAACCAGATTGACCGCGATGCCAACCGCGCCGCGCTCAAGAAGGCTGGCTTCCTGACTCGTGACGCTCGTATCGTCGAGCGCAAGAAGGCTGGTCTGCACAAGGCTCGCCGCGCTCCTCAGTTCTCGAAGCGTTAA
- the adh2_1 gene encoding aldehyde-alcohol dehydrogenase produces the protein MVSAQENTSARMSSEEQAKASAEAEVDSLVTKAQVALKEFEQLNQEQVDRIVAKASIAALNKHLSLAQLAVEETGRGLVEDKATKNIFACEHVTNHLAHQRTVGIINENDVDGIIEVAEPVGVVAGVTPVTNPTSTAIFKSLIALKTRCPIVFGFHPFAQRCSVAAAKIVRDAAIEAGAPENCIQWIEHPSIDATGALMKHPGVATILATGGPGMVKAAYSSGKPALGVGAGNAPAYVDKDVNVPRAVNDLILSKHFDYGMICATEQAIIAHKDIYDRLIAEMKRRKAYFVNAREKALLERYMFGVTAYPGEGAPTPKLNSVVPGKSPQYIAKAAGFEIPEDATIIAAECKEVGEMEPLTLEKLAPVQAVLGANDKEQAFEMCEQMLVHGAGHTAAIHTDNEDLVREYGLRMHACRIIWNQPSSLGGIGDIYNAIAPSLTLGCGSYGGNSVSGNVQAVNLINVKRIARRNNNMQWFKVPAKTYFEPNAIKYLRDMFGIHRAVIVCDKVMEQLGIVDKIIDQLRARQEPVTFRTIDYVEPEPSVETVERGAQMMREEFKPDTIIAVGGGSPMDAAKIMWLLYEHPEISFSDVREKFFDIRKRAFKIPPLGTKAKLVCIPTSSGTGSEVTPFAVITDHKTGYKYPITDYALTPSVAIVDPVLARTQPRSLACDSGFDALTHATEAFVSVYANDYTDAMALHAAKLIWDNLAPSVNLEPGEAKTKSQEKMHNAGTMAGMAFGSGFLGMCHGMAHTIGALCHLIHGRTNAILLPYVVRYNGQVPQESTSWPKYSEYTAAERYQELASELGIKASSPAEAVEKYAQALEDYRDNKLGMDSTFQAAGVDEEYFWSILDQIGMRAYEDQCTPANPRVPQIEDMKDIAIAAYYGISQEEGHKRRVAREGVAATEEASQRL, from the coding sequence GTGGTTTCGGCACAGGAAAACACATCAGCACGTATGAGTAGTGAAGAGCAGGCCAAGGCCAGCGCAGAGGCTGAAGTTGATAGCCTCGTCACCAAGGCTCAGGTCGCCTTGAAAGAGTTCGAGCAGCTCAACCAGGAGCAGGTCGACAGGATTGTGGCCAAGGCTTCGATTGCAGCGCTCAACAAGCATCTTTCGCTGGCTCAGCTGGCGGTGGAGGAGACCGGGCGAGGTCTGGTGGAAGACAAAGCCACTAAGAACATCTTCGCCTGCGAGCACGTCACCAACCACCTGGCTCACCAGCGCACGGTGGGCATTATCAACGAGAACGACGTGGACGGCATTATTGAAGTGGCCGAGCCAGTAGGCGTGGTGGCGGGCGTAACTCCGGTTACCAACCCTACCTCTACGGCGATTTTCAAGTCTCTGATTGCCTTGAAGACCCGCTGCCCAATCGTGTTCGGCTTCCACCCCTTTGCCCAGCGCTGCTCGGTGGCTGCGGCCAAGATTGTGCGCGACGCTGCAATAGAGGCTGGAGCGCCCGAGAACTGCATTCAGTGGATTGAGCACCCTTCCATTGATGCCACTGGTGCCCTGATGAAGCACCCTGGCGTGGCTACTATCCTGGCAACCGGTGGTCCAGGCATGGTCAAGGCGGCCTATTCCTCGGGCAAGCCGGCGCTCGGCGTGGGGGCTGGCAATGCTCCTGCATACGTGGACAAGGACGTGAACGTCCCTCGCGCGGTCAACGACCTGATTCTCTCCAAGCACTTTGACTACGGCATGATTTGCGCCACTGAGCAGGCCATCATTGCCCACAAAGACATCTACGACCGCTTAATCGCTGAGATGAAGCGCCGTAAGGCCTACTTCGTCAACGCCCGCGAGAAGGCCCTGCTGGAGCGCTACATGTTCGGCGTGACTGCCTACCCGGGAGAAGGCGCGCCCACGCCCAAGCTCAACTCTGTTGTCCCCGGCAAGTCCCCCCAGTACATTGCCAAGGCTGCCGGCTTTGAGATTCCTGAAGACGCGACCATTATCGCTGCCGAGTGTAAGGAAGTTGGCGAGATGGAGCCCCTGACCTTGGAGAAGTTGGCTCCGGTGCAGGCCGTCTTGGGTGCCAACGACAAGGAACAGGCTTTCGAGATGTGCGAGCAGATGCTGGTGCACGGCGCGGGCCACACTGCCGCCATCCACACCGACAACGAGGACCTCGTGCGCGAGTATGGCCTGCGGATGCACGCCTGCCGCATTATTTGGAACCAGCCTTCCTCCCTGGGCGGTATTGGAGATATCTACAACGCTATCGCCCCCTCGCTCACCCTGGGCTGCGGCTCCTACGGCGGCAACTCGGTATCGGGCAACGTCCAAGCTGTCAACTTGATTAACGTGAAGCGGATTGCGCGGAGGAACAACAACATGCAGTGGTTTAAGGTGCCAGCCAAGACGTATTTCGAGCCGAACGCTATCAAGTACTTGCGCGACATGTTCGGCATTCATCGGGCTGTCATCGTCTGCGACAAGGTTATGGAGCAGCTGGGCATCGTCGACAAGATTATCGACCAGCTCCGCGCCCGTCAGGAGCCCGTCACCTTCCGTACTATCGATTACGTTGAGCCCGAGCCTAGTGTGGAGACGGTCGAGCGCGGCGCTCAGATGATGCGCGAGGAGTTCAAGCCCGATACGATTATCGCTGTGGGCGGTGGTTCTCCTATGGACGCTGCGAAGATCATGTGGCTGCTCTATGAGCACCCGGAGATTTCTTTCTCCGACGTGCGTGAGAAGTTCTTCGACATCCGCAAGCGCGCTTTCAAGATTCCGCCGCTGGGTACCAAGGCCAAGCTGGTCTGCATCCCCACCTCTTCGGGCACTGGCTCTGAAGTCACGCCTTTCGCAGTGATTACCGACCACAAGACCGGCTACAAGTACCCCATCACCGATTACGCGCTCACGCCTTCCGTGGCCATCGTGGATCCGGTCCTGGCTCGCACCCAGCCCAGGTCCCTAGCCTGCGACTCCGGTTTCGACGCGCTGACCCACGCGACTGAGGCCTTCGTCTCCGTCTACGCCAACGACTACACGGATGCCATGGCCCTGCACGCCGCCAAGCTCATCTGGGACAATCTGGCACCTTCGGTCAACCTCGAGCCGGGGGAGGCCAAGACCAAGTCTCAGGAGAAGATGCACAACGCGGGCACCATGGCCGGCATGGCCTTCGGCTCGGGCTTCTTGGGTATGTGCCACGGTATGGCTCACACCATCGGCGCCCTCTGCCACCTGATTCACGGCCGTACCAACGCCATCCTCCTGCCCTATGTGGTGCGCTACAACGGTCAGGTGCCTCAAGAGTCGACTTCGTGGCCCAAGTACAGCGAGTATACGGCTGCTGAGCGCTACCAGGAGCTGGCCAGCGAGTTGGGCATTAAGGCTTCGTCGCCCGCTGAGGCGGTCGAAAAGTACGCGCAGGCCCTGGAGGACTACCGCGACAACAAGCTGGGCATGGATTCCACTTTCCAGGCTGCTGGCGTAGACGAGGAGTACTTCTGGAGCATTCTTGACCAGATTGGTATGCGTGCTTACGAAGACCAGTGCACCCCGGCTAATCCGCGCGTTCCGCAGATTGAGGACATGAAGGATATCGCCATTGCTGCCTACTACGGCATCAGCCAAGAGGAGGGCCACAAGAGGCGGGTAGCCCGTGAAGGTGTGGCCGCCACGGAGGAAGCTTCTCAGCGCCTGTAG
- the rpsJ gene encoding 30S ribosomal protein S10, whose translation MAGQKIRIRLKSYDHEVIDQSAKKIVETVTNAGATVVGPVPLPTEKNVYVVIRSPHKYKDSREHFEMRTHKRLIDIVDPTPKAVDSLMHIDLPADVNIEIKL comes from the coding sequence ATGGCGGGACAGAAAATCCGCATCAGGCTTAAGTCCTATGACCATGAGGTCATCGACCAATCGGCGAAGAAAATCGTCGAGACGGTGACGAACGCGGGCGCAACAGTTGTTGGCCCCGTTCCGCTGCCGACAGAGAAGAACGTGTATGTTGTCATCCGTTCTCCTCATAAGTACAAGGACTCTCGCGAGCACTTCGAGATGCGGACGCACAAGCGCCTCATTGACATCGTGGACCCCACTCCTAAGGCAGTGGATTCCTTGATGCACATCGATCTGCCTGCAGATGTCAACATCGAAATCAAGCTGTAA
- the rplC gene encoding 50S ribosomal protein L3, producing MTREQKNSTALLGRKLGMSQVWDENGFFVPVTLVDVSTNVVTAVKTDETDGYKAVQIGYGQIDPTKVTKPLAGHFAKAGVTPRRHLVEVRTEDADKYEPGQELAVDLLPEGSEVDVTGTTKGKGFAGTIKRWGFKSYRRTHGSHKNERRPGSVGACATPSRILKGKRMAGRMGHVTATVQNLTIVSADTESGIIAVKGAIPGPRGSIVVVRSAVKGA from the coding sequence ATGACTCGAGAACAGAAAAACAGTACTGCACTGCTGGGCCGCAAGCTCGGTATGTCGCAGGTATGGGACGAGAACGGCTTCTTCGTCCCGGTGACGTTGGTTGACGTTTCAACTAACGTGGTGACGGCAGTCAAGACTGACGAAACTGACGGCTACAAGGCTGTTCAGATTGGTTACGGTCAGATCGACCCCACCAAGGTGACTAAGCCTCTGGCTGGCCACTTCGCCAAGGCTGGTGTCACTCCGCGTCGTCACCTCGTAGAGGTGCGCACCGAGGATGCCGATAAGTATGAGCCTGGCCAGGAACTCGCCGTTGACTTGCTGCCGGAAGGTAGCGAGGTGGATGTCACTGGCACCACCAAGGGCAAGGGCTTTGCTGGCACGATTAAGCGCTGGGGCTTCAAGTCCTATCGCCGTACTCACGGCTCTCACAAAAACGAGCGTCGCCCAGGTTCTGTGGGCGCTTGCGCTACGCCGAGCCGTATTTTGAAGGGTAAGCGGATGGCTGGCCGTATGGGCCACGTCACTGCTACCGTGCAGAACCTCACGATTGTCTCTGCGGATACTGAAAGCGGCATTATTGCAGTCAAGGGCGCTATTCCTGGCCCTCGCGGCTCTATCGTCGTGGTCCGCTCGGCAGTGAAGGGAGCTTGA